One window of the Fibrobacter sp. UBA4297 genome contains the following:
- a CDS encoding chorismate mutase, which produces MDINEWRIRIDELNDELMSLLNKRATYAAEIGKIKKQKGLPVFDEGREQSVLNLVAEKAAKAGGPLSPESFQNIFRVIMEETRKVEE; this is translated from the coding sequence ATGGATATTAATGAATGGCGCATTCGCATTGACGAACTTAATGATGAACTGATGTCGCTCCTCAACAAGAGGGCTACATACGCTGCTGAAATTGGGAAAATCAAGAAACAGAAAGGTTTGCCCGTTTTTGATGAAGGTCGCGAACAGTCTGTCTTGAATTTGGTCGCCGAGAAGGCCGCAAAGGCCGGTGGCCCGCTTTCTCCGGAATCGTTCCAGAATATTTTCCGAGTCATCATGGAAGAAACTCGCAAGGTGGAAGAATAA
- a CDS encoding prephenate dehydrogenase/arogenate dehydrogenase family protein, with translation MVGRITMVGFGLLASSIAAAIKQAKLPTKIRAVSSPATLKRARELELADEFFEYDETEKWAKDSDLILLCAPILHILKMIDALGKVSWAGTNAGREILVSDIGSTKVEICKAGVRLPSPFRFVGSHPMAGSEKRTCEYNDPAIFENAYWFVCPPDGTLESVYAPLLEIIRFVGANPVVFPPEHHDRTMAWVSHMPQMLSSTLAGNLPERLLKHNYQHFAGRAFRDMTRIAASGWGMWHDIAVTNRDETTRALCEVRDGLDKTIAAMNGLNVVKDGKPASGNFENDEQSVVADNSQALADIFKAGNDGRASLFAPGRNNTNSFYEITVQLKDKPGALLSVMQPLAEEGINIRDIELMKVRENVAGTLLLAFKTEEEAARAVKTLRYLEYEVKERR, from the coding sequence ATGGTCGGTCGCATTACCATGGTGGGGTTTGGCCTTTTGGCAAGCTCGATTGCTGCTGCCATCAAACAGGCTAAGCTTCCGACGAAGATTCGTGCTGTAAGTTCACCTGCAACGCTCAAACGTGCTCGTGAACTTGAACTTGCCGATGAATTTTTTGAATACGACGAGACTGAAAAATGGGCGAAGGATAGCGACCTGATTTTGCTCTGTGCGCCGATCCTCCACATTTTGAAGATGATTGATGCTCTCGGTAAAGTTTCGTGGGCAGGTACTAATGCTGGCCGAGAAATCTTGGTGAGCGATATCGGTTCGACGAAAGTTGAAATTTGCAAGGCGGGCGTTCGCTTGCCCTCGCCGTTCCGCTTTGTCGGTAGCCATCCGATGGCGGGGTCCGAAAAACGCACTTGCGAATACAACGATCCTGCGATTTTTGAAAATGCGTACTGGTTCGTCTGTCCGCCGGATGGAACGCTTGAATCTGTTTATGCCCCGCTTCTGGAAATTATCCGCTTTGTAGGCGCAAATCCTGTCGTGTTCCCGCCGGAACATCACGACCGCACGATGGCGTGGGTGAGTCACATGCCGCAGATGCTGAGCTCGACACTCGCCGGGAACTTGCCGGAACGTTTGCTCAAGCATAATTATCAGCATTTTGCAGGCCGTGCTTTCCGCGACATGACGCGCATTGCCGCCTCGGGCTGGGGAATGTGGCACGATATCGCCGTGACGAATCGTGACGAGACGACTCGCGCCCTTTGCGAAGTCCGCGATGGCCTCGACAAGACGATTGCGGCGATGAACGGACTCAACGTCGTGAAAGACGGTAAGCCTGCTTCTGGCAATTTTGAAAACGACGAGCAGAGCGTGGTTGCCGATAATTCGCAGGCGCTTGCCGATATTTTCAAGGCGGGGAACGATGGCCGTGCAAGCTTGTTTGCTCCGGGTCGCAATAACACCAACTCGTTCTACGAAATTACGGTCCAGCTCAAGGATAAGCCGGGCGCTCTGTTGAGCGTGATGCAGCCGCTTGCCGAAGAAGGTATCAACATTCGCGACATAGAACTGATGAAGGTTCGCGAAAATGTGGCGGGTACACTTTTGCTTGCGTTCAAAACCGAAGAAGAAGCTGCCCGAGCCGTAAAGACTCTGCGATATTTGGAATACGAAGTTAAAGAAAGACGTTAA